One window of the Colletotrichum lupini chromosome 9, complete sequence genome contains the following:
- a CDS encoding major myo-inositol transporter iolT, with protein sequence MIRWSDFSPSILESIDWNRCLEQLELCSSRCPSAYWPAIHPIAIMAIIGAKEHHVDPQLSQIAQNDKTIWYKKPNLRLLYLILIPTGLGVEWTSGFDSSMMNSLQAVSSWFEYFGRPNSSRLGLLSAIYSLGALMAIPFVPYFSQRLGRRRTILMVSWIMVLGAGLQAGSRNVDMFLASRWVLGFGIPFAIINASSLIGELSYAKERPIMTSLFNASWFVGAIVAAGITFGTFQMSTTWAWRIPSLLQLVPSGCQIVFMPFCPESPRWLISKDRGDEAFAILSKYHSEGENGEEFVRLEYAQIISTIQQEKEVASKFLWADVFRDAAMRRRFMLAGIMGFFTQWSGNGLISFYMKKILNLVGITDNHTVQKFILGNTCWGFINAVPIALIAPRFARRKMFLTCTIGTACVYTVWTVASARFAIEQSQKAAIPVLVFIFVYSPFYNIGWNALAYTYLVELFPFSQRAKGIAVEQLTVRFAVFFNTYVNPIALDSIGWKYYIVYCVWILVEILTVYMIFPETQGRTLEELSFMFEGKDVQDKVQKNAQKVLQVELEDIRERPVSRESRDVPGNTKV encoded by the exons ATGATTCGATGGTCTGATTTCTCGCCATCCATACTGGAATCGATCGACTGGAACAGGT GCTTAGAACAACTGGAGCTGTGCTCATCTCGTTGTCCAAGCGCATATTGGCCTGCCATCCATCCAATCGCAATTATGGCCATCATCGGGGCCAAAGAACATCATGTCGACCCTCAGTTGTCGCAAATTGCGCAGAATGACAAGACGATCTGGTACAAGAAGCCGAACCTGCGCCTCCTCTATCTTATTCTCATCCCAACCGGGCTCGGAGTTGAGTGGACCTCAGGCTTCGATTCTTCTATGATGAACAGTCTTCAAGCTGTTTCGTCTTGGTTCGAAT ACTTTGGTCGTCCTAATTCTTCAAGGCTTGGCCTTCTTAGCGCAATCTACTCTCTGGGCGCTCTGATGGCCATCCCATTCGTCCCTTACTTCAGTCAGCGTCTTGGTCGTCGACGAACTATCCTGATGGTATCATGGATCATGGTTCTGGGTGCTGGGCTCCAAGCTGGGTCCAGGAACGTCGATATGTTCTTAGCCTCGCGATGGGTTCTGGGTTTTGGTATCCCCTTTGCCATCATCAACGCTTCCTCGCTCATCGGCGAACTTTCCTATGCCAAGGAGCGCCCAATTATGACGAG TCTGTTCAACGCTAGCTGGTTTGTTG GGGCCATCGTAGCAGCAGGCATCACATTCGGCACTTTCCAAATGAGCACTACCTGGGCTTGGAGAATTCCTAGTCTACTTCAACTCGTCCCCAGCGGTTGTCAAATTGTCTTTATGCCTTTCTGCCCGGAATCGCCTCGCTGGCTGATATCAAAAGACCGTGGCGACGAGGCATTCGCAATTCTCAGCAAGTACCACAGCGAAGGGGAGAACGGCGAAGAGTTTGTCCGTCTCGAGTATGCTCAGATTATATCCACTATCCAGCAAGAGAAAGAGGTCGCCAGTAAATTCCTTTGGGCCGATGTCTTCCGCGATGCCGCCATGCGTCGTCGTTTCATGTTGGCTGGCATCATGGGCTTCTTCACACAGTGGTCTGGCAACGGATTGATTTCTTTCTACATGAAGAAAATCCTCAACCTTGTTGGTATCACGGACAACCACACTGTGCAGAAGTTCATTTTGGGCAACACGTGCTGGG GCTTCATCAACGCCGTACCGATCGCATTAATAGCCCCACGTTTTGCGAGAAGAAAAATGTTCCTCACGTGCACGATCGGTACTGCGTGTGTTTACACCGTCTGGACCGTCGCATCGGCCAGGTTCGCCATCGAGCAATCCCAAAAAGCTGCTATCCCAGTTCTGGTCTTCATTTTCGTTTATTCGCC GTTCTACAATATTGGCTGGAATGCTCTTGC TTACACTTATCTCGTGGAACTTTTCCCATTCAGTCAAAG AGCGAAGGGAATTGCCGTAGAACAACTTACCGTCCGCTTTGCCGTTTTCTTCAACACCTATGTCAACCCGATTGCGCTCGACTCCATCGGCTGGAAATACTACATTGTGTATTGTGTGTGGATCTTGGTGGAGATCTTGACGGTTTACATGATCTTCCCCGAGACTCAAGGCCGCACCCTTGAAGAGCTGAGTTTCATGTTCGAGGGCAAAGATGTGCAGGACAAGGTTCAGAAGAATGCTCAGAAGGTGCTTCAAGTCGAGCTTGAGGATATTCGCGAACGACCGGTCTCACGTGAATCACGGGATGTGCCTGGAAACACAAAGGTGTAA
- a CDS encoding heterokaryon incompatibility protein: MGQIYEAARTVLVWLGTTEPPYEVYWVVRCFIPRILEVARAASNADFLQQVGPELDHPEIIQLLGKDFCDEWRKSYPVYFNFFLKKRWLTRGWVVQEAAIPHSEDIVLQCGRVQFAWSDINKLSALILRVRWDEKLIHTLGELLPDWKKRPGTIDRLWNSTKASLSAFRREKVSNGMAHWQKQRWGATTDEAMRHAEVLQTLHRLRIYNFENPLDHIYGALGVIQRILGRNYQVEVDPSYDVSVEVVYTQVTTWLIKRLSNLDILGLAGLTEGRLPNLPSWVPDFSSHGPEHYTSLQRLRQLARGSDFPRTFDTTSTADGSSSHGARSHGSTTLVLEGILIDRVSKTQSSEFDRQNIFSNATWLRHLSSQQSVYESTGESFMDVAVSTLIADVKLLKDSQESRRAWVQKCITYDDTMSMGDEGIENSRMVMPTETSTQHSYMAIPEDSLSESLIKDPLSKVVHLIASGRRLLETEKGYLGLGSAASEVDDEVWLIRGSRMPLLLRKSSAKTSYDDDIRDTNGEKYVLVGEAYVHGIMYGELMTDDFISRCQTISVV, translated from the coding sequence ATGGGTCAAATCTACGAGGCTGCAAGGACTGTGCTCGTCTGGCTCGGCACGACTGAGCCCCCCTATGAAGTCTACTGGGTTGTCAGGTGTTTCATACCAAGGATATTGGAAGTGGCCCGGGCCGCAAGCAACGCTGACTTCCTACAACAAGTTGGGCCGGAGTTAGATCACCCCGAGATCATACAGTTGCTTGGCAAGGATTTCTGCGATGAGTGGCGCAAGTCATATCCAGTGTACTTCAACTTCTTCCTCAAGAAGCGATGGCTCACGCGTGGATGGGTTGTCCAGGAAGCAGCGATCCCTCATTCTGAGGATATTGTGCTTCAGTGCGGCAGGGTCCAATTCGCCTGGTCTGACATCAACAAACTGTCTGCCCTCATTCTTCGGGTGCGTTGGGATGAGAAGCTCATACACACACTAGGCGAACTCCTCCCGGATTGGAAGAAACGCCCTGGCACGATAGACCGTCTTTGGAACTCAACAAAAGCTTCTCTTTCGGCATTCAGACGTGAGAAGGTTAGCAACGGGATGGCTCATTGGCAGAAACAGCGCTGGGGAGCTACCACAGACGAAGCTATGCGACATGCTGAAGTGCTGCAAACTCTCCACCGGCTGAGGATTTATAACTTCGAAAACCCGCTGGACCATATATATGGCGCGCTGGGAGTCATACAACGCATCCTGGGTCGCAATTATCAGGTTGAGGTGGACCCCAGTTACGATGTCTCCGTCGAAGTCGTCTATACCCAGGTGACGACTTGGTTGATCAAACGTTTGTCCAATCTCGACATTCTGGGACTAGCAGGCCTGACTGAAGGCCGCCTACCAAATCTGCCGTCGTGGGTTCCAGACTTTTCATCTCATGGGCCTGAACACTATACTTCCCTACAAAGACTGAGGCAGCTGGCACGAGGGTCGGATTTCCCGAGAACGTTCGATACCACCAGCACTGCAGATGGATCGAGCAGCCACGGGGCCCGGAGTCATGGTTCCACTACTCTCGTACTGGAGGGGATCCTAATCGATAGGGTCTCAAAGACCCAAAGTTCGGAGTTCGATAGGCAGAATATCTTCAGCAACGCAACATGGCTACGCCATCTGAGCAGTCAGCAGAGTGTTTATGAATCAACAGGAGAGAGTTTTATGGATGTCGCCGTGTCGACACTGATTGCAGATGTCAAATTACTCAAAGACTCTCAAGAGAGTCGAAGAGCGTGGGTACAGAAGTGCATAACCTACGATGATACCATGAGCATGGGAGATGAAGGCATTGAAAATTCAAGAATGGTTATGCCGACAGAGACATCCACCCAACATTCTTACATGGCGATTCCCGAAGACTCTTTATCAGAAAGCTTGATTAAAGATCCGTTATCAAAGGTGGTTCATTTAATTGCTTCTGGGAGACGGTTATTGGAGACAGAGAAGGGCTACCTTGGGCTTGGATCAGCGGCCTCCGAGGTCGATGACGAAGTTTGGCTTATTCGCGGTAGTCGTATGCCGCTATTGCTGAGGAAAAGCTCAGCCAAGACTAGCTACGACGACGATATTAGAGATACGAATGGCGAAAAGTATGTGTTAGTTGGAGAGGCATATGTCCATGGGATCATGTATGGAGAGTTGATGACCGACGACTTCATCTCACGCTGCCAGACAATTTCCGTCGTCTGA